The Arachis hypogaea cultivar Tifrunner chromosome 16, arahy.Tifrunner.gnm2.J5K5, whole genome shotgun sequence genome contains a region encoding:
- the LOC112755245 gene encoding DNA repair protein UVH3 isoform X4, whose amino-acid sequence MKSTEAGNFLQEVVSRSRNQEELDEMLAASISAEENGMLAGKEVPSTVPNTSEEKFDTDGEMILPCDNEVDLAVLAALPESMQLDILAQLKGKKTKAPVEDELQNQCEVNDRGKGKGILFRESDLGGCSSKCDNVISTNDNQDKIDEMLAASVAAEGIAKSMSNASTFFGASAIEEEDGDYDEDEEMILPAMHGGVDPAVLASLPPSMQLDLLVQIRERLIAENRQKYQKVKKDPAKFSELQIEAYLKTVAFRREIDEVQKAAAGRGVGGIQTSRIASEANREYIFSSSFTGDKQELASSRSEKNDDAHRKAQGTHPVENLANIIASAGSNTTSGLVCNEPSESVDERIQTFLDERGQFRVSRSRAMGMRMTRDLQRNLDLMKEIELERTHINKASNIDAILSAENNGPSKSSGTNSVGKLKTMNVDLVGECVQNEQVQNEQSVFDKDTSIEVSFEYDSKNALIDAEDEIFANLVGGNSGTVFHADGIPAKEQPSNSDSDCDWEEGIVEGKSTFIPGNNKVEWNSSVAEGDNNDESEVEWEEGDCDGDKSTICCPSESGKKPTRGQLEEESNLQEAIRRSLETIGDGELKHLSSVDEHSNADEKKLDYGLTHGDYLDVSGAMNLNGEDAFVKIKNSMAVSSSPREDGSKQNIFHGNVDGDGYVNSQTSDFPRGQSKSYVASISSNLDILIEKPNVLNRCSHSEYSTSVANMMKDNDHMAAEQLLDKHCDDTKMSSDGKNVSKDNPLGSTESSLKGSTENVDIGPKLAAVDNDGSFRGERNIDLVKNAVNTSGDFPAHVDEVRLEEEMRILGQEYINLENEQKKLERNAESVNSELFTECQELLQMFGLPYIIAPMEAEAQCAFLETTKLVDGVITDDSDVLLFGARNVYKNIFDDRKYVETYFMEDIEKELGLSREKLVRMALLLGSDYTEGVSGIGIVNAIEVVNAFPEKDGFLKFRQWVESPDPTILGWLNTKGGSNTRKKGSKEPSSDQINSHIKEQEDSLDYDQEIKQTFFEKHRNVSKNWHIPSSFPSETVISAYYSPQVDKSTEPFTWGKPDHLVLRKLCWEKFGWTSQKADELLLPVLKEYNKHETQLRLEAFYSFNERFAKIRSKRIKKAVKGITGKQPSELKDDFNSGKSRRGNHLESEDKNFENLKGTKESLESLKKPKVKQSRKRKNDGDTLGKAMSKRKTITDGPSASAMSAVENIQPGTESEKDQSDSNPLISNRSGRGRGRGRSLAVKHGRKKESLIYQSSETSSSSSDTDDHVDMSKVPQEVRRSSRSRKPVSYSLENLEDEELNESFDTRNQSSLCEDPLEENLSDIPGACGDSATGLSRGKESDMISSAPTRNFPRDDLGWEGQIFTDADETTHPDPGIGDGDITVNADSCDDYLKLGGGFCLDDSDEPSNQNAVDGVNTADTEGFLHCSVMMDETDHHKNGSEILFSGTDKAPSEMQEGRNAYNVDNEPNDNLPNVSANDQNEMGVSVPENVNHNNGNYNGAFSAMPFLRKRRKK is encoded by the exons ATGAAAT CTACAGAGGCAGGAAATTTCTTGCAAGAAGTTGTGTCAAGAAGTCGCAACCAGGAGGAACTTGATGAAAT GTTGGCAGCATCTATATCTGCAGAGGAGAATGGAATGCTAGCCGGGAAAGAAGTGCCATCTACTGTACCTAATACTTCAGAGGAGAAATTTGACACAGATGGAGAAATGATACTG CCTTGTGACAATGAAGTAGATTTAGCTGTTTTAGCTGCTTTACCAGAGTCAATGCAACTTGATATTCTTGCACAG CTTaaaggaaagaaaacaaaagcaccAGTGGAAGATGAACTGCAGAACCAATGTGAGGTCAATGATAGGGGCAAGGGTAAGGGGATTCTGTTCAGAGAAAGTGACTTGGGTGGTTGTAGCTCAAAATGTGACAATGTGATATCAACAAATGACAATCAAGACAAAATTGATGAAAT GTTAGCAGCCTCTGTTGCTGCGGAGGGAATTGCAAAGTCTATGAGTAATGCATCAACTTTTTTTGGGGCTTCAGCCATTGAGGAAGAGGATGGTGACTATGATGAAGATGAAGAGATGATACTG CCTGCAATGCATGGTGGAGTTGATCCAGCTGTTCTGGCCTCTTTACCTCCATCAATGCAACTGGATCTCCTAGTTCAG ATAAGAGAGCGATTAATTGCAGAGAATCGACAAAAGTATCAAAAAGTAAAGAAG GATCCTGCAAAATTTTCTGAGCTACAAATAGAAGCTTACCTTAAAACAGTTGCTTTTCGACGAGAGATAGACGAAGTGCAAAAAGCTGCTGCTGGAAGAGGAGTAGGGGGTATCCAAACTTCACGGATTGCATCTGAAGCCAACAGGGAGTACATATTCTCATCATCTTTTACTGGTGACAAACA AGAACTTGCATCAAGCAGATCAGAGAAAAATGATGATGCTCATCGAAAGGCTCAAGGAACACATCCTGTGGAGAACCTTGCTAATATTATTGCATCAGCTGGTTCTAATACTACAAGTGGATTGGTTTGCAATGAACCTAGTGAATCTGTTGATGAAAGAATTCAGACCTTCCTAGATGAGAGGGGTCAATTTCGAGTTAGCAGATCAAGAGCTATGGGGATGCGTATGACCCGAGATTTGCAAAGAAATTTGGACTTGATGAAGGAGATTGAGCTGGAAAGAACACACATCAACAAGGCTTCAAATATTGATGcaattttgagtgcagagaaTAATGGTCCATCAAAAAGTTCTGGGACCAATTCTGTTGGTAAATTAAAAACTATGAATGTTGATCTAGTTGGTGAGTGTGTGCAAAATGAGCAAGTGCAAAATGAGCAATCTGTCTTTGACAAGGATACTTCTATAGAGGTATCCTTTGAATATGATAGCAAGAATGCACTCATTGATGCTGAAGATGAAATATTTGCTAATTTAGTAGGAGGAAATTCAGGGACAGTATTTCATGCTGATGGTATTCCAGCAAAAGAACAACCTTCTAATTCAGATTCAGATTGTGACTGGGAAGAAGGAATTGTTGAAGGGAAGAGTACCTTCATTCCTGGAAATAATAAAGTGGAATGGAATTCTTCTGTTGCTGAAGGGGATAATAATGATGAGAGTGAAGTAGAATGGGAGGAAGGAGATTGTGATGGTGATAAAAGTACCATATGTTGCCCATCTGAGTCTGGGAAAAAGCCAACTCGAGGTCAATTGGAGGAGGAGTCTAATTTGCAGGAAGCAATTAGGAGAAGTCTTGAGACTATAGGAGATGGAGAGCTTAAGCACCTATCATCTGTAGATGAGCATTCAAATGCTGATGAGAAAAAATTGGATTATGGATTAACCCATGGTGATTATTTGGATGTTTCTGGTGCAATGAATTTAAATGGTGAAGATGCATTTGTGAAGATAAAAAATAGTATGGCTGTTTCATCTTCTCCTAGGGAAGATGGttctaaacaaaatatatttcaTGGAAATGTGGATGGCGATGGTTATGTCAACTCCCAAACTTCTGATTTTCCTAGGGGTCAGTCAAAGTCATATGTAGCATCTATTTCGAGTAACCTGGATATTTTGATTGAAAAGCCTAATGTACTGAATAGATGCTCTCATTCTGAATATTCGACTTCAGTTGCAAATATGATGAAGGACAATGACCATATGGCTGCAGAACAATTGTTGGATAAACATTGTGATGATACTAAGATGTCTTCCGATGGCAAAAATGTTTCCAAGGATAATCCACTTGGTTCCACTG AATCATCCTTGAAGGGATCAACAGAAAATGTTGATATTGGGCCAAAGTTAGCTGCAGTGGACAATGATGGAAGTTTCAGAGGAGAAAGAAATATTGATCTTGTGAAAAATGCAGTTAACACCTCAGGAGATTTTCCAGCACATGTAGATGAGGTTAGATTGGAGGAGGAAATGCGAATACTTGGTCAAGAATATATAAACCTTGAAAATGAGCAGAAGAAACTTGAAAGAAATGCAGAATCTGTGAACAGTGAATTGTTCACAGAATGTCAG GAATTACTGCAAATGTTTGGATTGCCATATATTATTGCCCCAATGGAAGCTGAGGCACAGTGTGCTTTCTTGGAAACTACAAAACTGGTTGATGGTGTTATAACTGATGATTCTGATGTCCTTCTATTTGGAGCTCGTAATGTTTACAAGAATATATTTGATGACCGCAAATATGTAGAGACATACTTCATGGAG GACATTGAGAAGGAACTTGGATTGAGCAGGGAAAAATTAGTACGCATGGCACTACTACTTGGGAGTGATTATACTGAAGGTGTAAG TGGCATTGGGATTGTCAATGCTATTGAGGTTGTGAATGCGTTCCCTGAGAAAGATGGCTTCTTGAAATTCCGCCAGTGGGTTGAGTCACCAGATCCCACCATTCTTGGATGGTTGAATACAAAAGGTGGATCAAATACAAGAAAGAAAGGATCAAAAGAGCCTTCGTCGGATCAAATTAATAGTCATATTAAGGAACAAGAGGATTCGCTGGATTATGACCAAGAAATCAAGCAAACATTTTTTGAGAAACAT AGAAATGTTAGCAAGAATTGGCATATTCCATCTTCTTTTCCAAGTGAAACAGTTATATCTGCTTATTATTCTCCACAAGTTGACAAGTCAACCGAGCCTTTCACCTGGGGAAAGCCAGATCATCTTGTTCTTCGAAA ATTGTGCTGGGAGAAATTTGGGTGGACTAGCCAGAAAGCAGATGAATTACTATTACCTGTTTTAAAGGAATATAACAAACACGAG ACTCAACTGCGTTTGGAAGCGTTTTATAGTTTCAATGAACGATTTGCAAAAATTCGAAGCAAGAGAATTAAGAAAGCTGTAAAAGGGATTACTGGTAAGCAGCCTTCAGAATTGAAAGATGATTTCAACAGTGGCAAGAGTAGGAGAGGAAATCATCTAGAATCTGAGGACAAAAATTTTGAGAATCTAAAGGGGACAAAGGAAAGTCTTGAAAGTTTGAAGAAACCTAAAGTGAAACAATCAAGGAAAAGGAAGAATGACGGGGACACTCTTGGGAAGGCAATGTCAAAGAGAAAGACAATCACTGATGGTCCTTCAGCTTCTGCTATGTCTGCAGTGGAGAATATACAGCCAGGTACTGAGTCTGAAAAAGACCAAAGTGATAGTAATCCATTGATTTCAAATAGAAGTGGGAGGGGCAGAGGAAGAGGCAGAAGTTTGGCAGTAAAACATGGAAGGAAAAAGGAAAGTCTCATTTATCAATCATCTGAAACATCATCTTCTAGTAGCGACACTGATGATCATGTTGATATGTCAAAAGTTCCTCAAGAGGTTCGAAGG TCCTCACGTTCCAGAAAACCTGTCAGTTATTCACTTGAGAACCTAGAAGATGAAGAACTCAATGAGTCATTTGATACGAGGAATCAATCATCCTTGTGTGAAGATCCATTAGAAGAAAATTTATCTGATATTCCTGGTGCATGTGGGGATTCTGCAACTGGTTTAAGCAGAGGTAAAGAGAGTGATATGATAAGTAGTGCTCCAACCAGGAACTTCCCTAGAGACGATCTTGGGTGGGAAGGTCAAATTTTCACAGATGCTGATGAAACTACTCATCCAGATCCAGGAATTGGTGATGGTGATATTACTGTTAATGCTGACTCTTGTGATGACTACCTTAAACTAGGAGGTGGTTTTTGTTTAGATGATAGTGATGAACCTAGCAATCAGAATGCAGTTGATGGTGTCAATACTGCTGATACTGAAGGATTTCTGCACTGTTCTGTTATGATGGATGAGACTGACCATCATAAAAATGGTTCTGAGATATTATTTTCTGGCACCGATAAAGCTCCCAGCGAGATGCAAGAGGGACGCAATGCCTACAATGTTGACAACGAGCCAAATGATAACCTTCCAAATGTTAGTGCCAATGATCAAAATGAAATGGGGGTCTCTGTACCTGAGAATGTTAATCATAATAATGGAAACTACAATGGGGCATTTAGTGCAATGCCATTTTTgaggaaaagaaggaagaagtag
- the LOC112755245 gene encoding DNA repair protein UVH3 isoform X3, whose product MKSKLAATEAGNFLQEVVSRSRNQEELDEMLAASISAEENGMLAGKEVPSTVPNTSEEKFDTDGEMILPCDNEVDLAVLAALPESMQLDILAQLKGKKTKAPVEDELQNQCEVNDRGKGKGILFRESDLGGCSSKCDNVISTNDNQDKIDEMLAASVAAEGIAKSMSNASTFFGASAIEEEDGDYDEDEEMILPAMHGGVDPAVLASLPPSMQLDLLVQIRERLIAENRQKYQKVKKDPAKFSELQIEAYLKTVAFRREIDEVQKAAAGRGVGGIQTSRIASEANREYIFSSSFTGDKQELASSRSEKNDDAHRKAQGTHPVENLANIIASAGSNTTSGLVCNEPSESVDERIQTFLDERGQFRVSRSRAMGMRMTRDLQRNLDLMKEIELERTHINKASNIDAILSAENNGPSKSSGTNSVGKLKTMNVDLVGECVQNEQVQNEQSVFDKDTSIEVSFEYDSKNALIDAEDEIFANLVGGNSGTVFHADGIPAKEQPSNSDSDCDWEEGIVEGKSTFIPGNNKVEWNSSVAEGDNNDESEVEWEEGDCDGDKSTICCPSESGKKPTRGQLEEESNLQEAIRRSLETIGDGELKHLSSVDEHSNADEKKLDYGLTHGDYLDVSGAMNLNGEDAFVKIKNSMAVSSSPREDGSKQNIFHGNVDGDGYVNSQTSDFPRGQSKSYVASISSNLDILIEKPNVLNRCSHSEYSTSVANMMKDNDHMAAEQLLDKHCDDTKMSSDGKNVSKDNPLGSTESSLKGSTENVDIGPKLAAVDNDGSFRGERNIDLVKNAVNTSGDFPAHVDEVRLEEEMRILGQEYINLENEQKKLERNAESVNSELFTECQELLQMFGLPYIIAPMEAEAQCAFLETTKLVDGVITDDSDVLLFGARNVYKNIFDDRKYVETYFMEDIEKELGLSREKLVRMALLLGSDYTEGVSGIGIVNAIEVVNAFPEKDGFLKFRQWVESPDPTILGWLNTKGGSNTRKKGSKEPSSDQINSHIKEQEDSLDYDQEIKQTFFEKHRNVSKNWHIPSSFPSETVISAYYSPQVDKSTEPFTWGKPDHLVLRKLCWEKFGWTSQKADELLLPVLKEYNKHETQLRLEAFYSFNERFAKIRSKRIKKAVKGITGKQPSELKDDFNSGKSRRGNHLESEDKNFENLKGTKESLESLKKPKVKQSRKRKNDGDTLGKAMSKRKTITDGPSASAMSAVENIQPGTESEKDQSDSNPLISNRSGRGRGRGRSLAVKHGRKKESLIYQSSETSSSSSDTDDHVDMSKVPQEVRRSSRSRKPVSYSLENLEDEELNESFDTRNQSSLCEDPLEENLSDIPGACGDSATGLSRGKESDMISSAPTRNFPRDDLGWEGQIFTDADETTHPDPGIGDGDITVNADSCDDYLKLGGGFCLDDSDEPSNQNAVDGVNTADTEGFLHCSVMMDETDHHKNGSEILFSGTDKAPSEMQEGRNAYNVDNEPNDNLPNVSANDQNEMGVSVPENVNHNNGNYNGAFSAMPFLRKRRKK is encoded by the exons ATGAAAT CTAAACTTGCAGCTACAGAGGCAGGAAATTTCTTGCAAGAAGTTGTGTCAAGAAGTCGCAACCAGGAGGAACTTGATGAAAT GTTGGCAGCATCTATATCTGCAGAGGAGAATGGAATGCTAGCCGGGAAAGAAGTGCCATCTACTGTACCTAATACTTCAGAGGAGAAATTTGACACAGATGGAGAAATGATACTG CCTTGTGACAATGAAGTAGATTTAGCTGTTTTAGCTGCTTTACCAGAGTCAATGCAACTTGATATTCTTGCACAG CTTaaaggaaagaaaacaaaagcaccAGTGGAAGATGAACTGCAGAACCAATGTGAGGTCAATGATAGGGGCAAGGGTAAGGGGATTCTGTTCAGAGAAAGTGACTTGGGTGGTTGTAGCTCAAAATGTGACAATGTGATATCAACAAATGACAATCAAGACAAAATTGATGAAAT GTTAGCAGCCTCTGTTGCTGCGGAGGGAATTGCAAAGTCTATGAGTAATGCATCAACTTTTTTTGGGGCTTCAGCCATTGAGGAAGAGGATGGTGACTATGATGAAGATGAAGAGATGATACTG CCTGCAATGCATGGTGGAGTTGATCCAGCTGTTCTGGCCTCTTTACCTCCATCAATGCAACTGGATCTCCTAGTTCAG ATAAGAGAGCGATTAATTGCAGAGAATCGACAAAAGTATCAAAAAGTAAAGAAG GATCCTGCAAAATTTTCTGAGCTACAAATAGAAGCTTACCTTAAAACAGTTGCTTTTCGACGAGAGATAGACGAAGTGCAAAAAGCTGCTGCTGGAAGAGGAGTAGGGGGTATCCAAACTTCACGGATTGCATCTGAAGCCAACAGGGAGTACATATTCTCATCATCTTTTACTGGTGACAAACA AGAACTTGCATCAAGCAGATCAGAGAAAAATGATGATGCTCATCGAAAGGCTCAAGGAACACATCCTGTGGAGAACCTTGCTAATATTATTGCATCAGCTGGTTCTAATACTACAAGTGGATTGGTTTGCAATGAACCTAGTGAATCTGTTGATGAAAGAATTCAGACCTTCCTAGATGAGAGGGGTCAATTTCGAGTTAGCAGATCAAGAGCTATGGGGATGCGTATGACCCGAGATTTGCAAAGAAATTTGGACTTGATGAAGGAGATTGAGCTGGAAAGAACACACATCAACAAGGCTTCAAATATTGATGcaattttgagtgcagagaaTAATGGTCCATCAAAAAGTTCTGGGACCAATTCTGTTGGTAAATTAAAAACTATGAATGTTGATCTAGTTGGTGAGTGTGTGCAAAATGAGCAAGTGCAAAATGAGCAATCTGTCTTTGACAAGGATACTTCTATAGAGGTATCCTTTGAATATGATAGCAAGAATGCACTCATTGATGCTGAAGATGAAATATTTGCTAATTTAGTAGGAGGAAATTCAGGGACAGTATTTCATGCTGATGGTATTCCAGCAAAAGAACAACCTTCTAATTCAGATTCAGATTGTGACTGGGAAGAAGGAATTGTTGAAGGGAAGAGTACCTTCATTCCTGGAAATAATAAAGTGGAATGGAATTCTTCTGTTGCTGAAGGGGATAATAATGATGAGAGTGAAGTAGAATGGGAGGAAGGAGATTGTGATGGTGATAAAAGTACCATATGTTGCCCATCTGAGTCTGGGAAAAAGCCAACTCGAGGTCAATTGGAGGAGGAGTCTAATTTGCAGGAAGCAATTAGGAGAAGTCTTGAGACTATAGGAGATGGAGAGCTTAAGCACCTATCATCTGTAGATGAGCATTCAAATGCTGATGAGAAAAAATTGGATTATGGATTAACCCATGGTGATTATTTGGATGTTTCTGGTGCAATGAATTTAAATGGTGAAGATGCATTTGTGAAGATAAAAAATAGTATGGCTGTTTCATCTTCTCCTAGGGAAGATGGttctaaacaaaatatatttcaTGGAAATGTGGATGGCGATGGTTATGTCAACTCCCAAACTTCTGATTTTCCTAGGGGTCAGTCAAAGTCATATGTAGCATCTATTTCGAGTAACCTGGATATTTTGATTGAAAAGCCTAATGTACTGAATAGATGCTCTCATTCTGAATATTCGACTTCAGTTGCAAATATGATGAAGGACAATGACCATATGGCTGCAGAACAATTGTTGGATAAACATTGTGATGATACTAAGATGTCTTCCGATGGCAAAAATGTTTCCAAGGATAATCCACTTGGTTCCACTG AATCATCCTTGAAGGGATCAACAGAAAATGTTGATATTGGGCCAAAGTTAGCTGCAGTGGACAATGATGGAAGTTTCAGAGGAGAAAGAAATATTGATCTTGTGAAAAATGCAGTTAACACCTCAGGAGATTTTCCAGCACATGTAGATGAGGTTAGATTGGAGGAGGAAATGCGAATACTTGGTCAAGAATATATAAACCTTGAAAATGAGCAGAAGAAACTTGAAAGAAATGCAGAATCTGTGAACAGTGAATTGTTCACAGAATGTCAG GAATTACTGCAAATGTTTGGATTGCCATATATTATTGCCCCAATGGAAGCTGAGGCACAGTGTGCTTTCTTGGAAACTACAAAACTGGTTGATGGTGTTATAACTGATGATTCTGATGTCCTTCTATTTGGAGCTCGTAATGTTTACAAGAATATATTTGATGACCGCAAATATGTAGAGACATACTTCATGGAG GACATTGAGAAGGAACTTGGATTGAGCAGGGAAAAATTAGTACGCATGGCACTACTACTTGGGAGTGATTATACTGAAGGTGTAAG TGGCATTGGGATTGTCAATGCTATTGAGGTTGTGAATGCGTTCCCTGAGAAAGATGGCTTCTTGAAATTCCGCCAGTGGGTTGAGTCACCAGATCCCACCATTCTTGGATGGTTGAATACAAAAGGTGGATCAAATACAAGAAAGAAAGGATCAAAAGAGCCTTCGTCGGATCAAATTAATAGTCATATTAAGGAACAAGAGGATTCGCTGGATTATGACCAAGAAATCAAGCAAACATTTTTTGAGAAACAT AGAAATGTTAGCAAGAATTGGCATATTCCATCTTCTTTTCCAAGTGAAACAGTTATATCTGCTTATTATTCTCCACAAGTTGACAAGTCAACCGAGCCTTTCACCTGGGGAAAGCCAGATCATCTTGTTCTTCGAAA ATTGTGCTGGGAGAAATTTGGGTGGACTAGCCAGAAAGCAGATGAATTACTATTACCTGTTTTAAAGGAATATAACAAACACGAG ACTCAACTGCGTTTGGAAGCGTTTTATAGTTTCAATGAACGATTTGCAAAAATTCGAAGCAAGAGAATTAAGAAAGCTGTAAAAGGGATTACTGGTAAGCAGCCTTCAGAATTGAAAGATGATTTCAACAGTGGCAAGAGTAGGAGAGGAAATCATCTAGAATCTGAGGACAAAAATTTTGAGAATCTAAAGGGGACAAAGGAAAGTCTTGAAAGTTTGAAGAAACCTAAAGTGAAACAATCAAGGAAAAGGAAGAATGACGGGGACACTCTTGGGAAGGCAATGTCAAAGAGAAAGACAATCACTGATGGTCCTTCAGCTTCTGCTATGTCTGCAGTGGAGAATATACAGCCAGGTACTGAGTCTGAAAAAGACCAAAGTGATAGTAATCCATTGATTTCAAATAGAAGTGGGAGGGGCAGAGGAAGAGGCAGAAGTTTGGCAGTAAAACATGGAAGGAAAAAGGAAAGTCTCATTTATCAATCATCTGAAACATCATCTTCTAGTAGCGACACTGATGATCATGTTGATATGTCAAAAGTTCCTCAAGAGGTTCGAAGG TCCTCACGTTCCAGAAAACCTGTCAGTTATTCACTTGAGAACCTAGAAGATGAAGAACTCAATGAGTCATTTGATACGAGGAATCAATCATCCTTGTGTGAAGATCCATTAGAAGAAAATTTATCTGATATTCCTGGTGCATGTGGGGATTCTGCAACTGGTTTAAGCAGAGGTAAAGAGAGTGATATGATAAGTAGTGCTCCAACCAGGAACTTCCCTAGAGACGATCTTGGGTGGGAAGGTCAAATTTTCACAGATGCTGATGAAACTACTCATCCAGATCCAGGAATTGGTGATGGTGATATTACTGTTAATGCTGACTCTTGTGATGACTACCTTAAACTAGGAGGTGGTTTTTGTTTAGATGATAGTGATGAACCTAGCAATCAGAATGCAGTTGATGGTGTCAATACTGCTGATACTGAAGGATTTCTGCACTGTTCTGTTATGATGGATGAGACTGACCATCATAAAAATGGTTCTGAGATATTATTTTCTGGCACCGATAAAGCTCCCAGCGAGATGCAAGAGGGACGCAATGCCTACAATGTTGACAACGAGCCAAATGATAACCTTCCAAATGTTAGTGCCAATGATCAAAATGAAATGGGGGTCTCTGTACCTGAGAATGTTAATCATAATAATGGAAACTACAATGGGGCATTTAGTGCAATGCCATTTTTgaggaaaagaaggaagaagtag